In Pyrus communis chromosome 11, drPyrComm1.1, whole genome shotgun sequence, the sequence ACTTAGAAGTGCTTATGGGTCGTATAAATGCTTTATGGAGAAGCGGCATTTCATGAAGCACTTCCAACTGCTTTTCTAGGTAGCATTTGGAGCCAACTGCTTTTCTTGGAAGCAATTGGATTTTTAACGAATATTTACGTGTGTTTCTAAAAATTGTGCTTAACATTAGTTACTATAATTTCTAAGATCAGATTTTTCATTAGTATTTTGCCAAGAGTGCTTTGAGGTGTGGCGACTTGATATGAATGAGTTTTCGATATGATAATCCTATCTTGATTGTTTTGCTGCAAGGGGCAACGAAATCTAACACGCAGTTTCTTATGTTTTATGGCAATTTGCAGACGTATCCCAATCCATTACAAGACAATCCCTCCTATTCGGTTGTTAAGTAAGTTAGGCTCTTTACATTCACAGCAAATGCATTTGGTACCGACTCGTTTTGTTGTGTTCTTTGTGAATTCACAAAATTGATCTTGCTTTTGATCAGGCAGTATTTTGTCAATGTGGATGATACCGTTGCCCAAAAGGTGAGAAATATTCAGTGCTTGGTCTATTATCAATGTATTCATTCTTCTAGTATATATTTTACACAAATTCATAGTGATACGAAAACTTCAACGTTTTACAATTTCGGTTTTCTAATTCTACAATGTTTTTCTTTGTATAGGTTGTTGTCCAAAAGGATGGTCCAAGGGGGACGCACTTTCGACGCTCTGGACCACGTCAGAAGGTTTTAAATTCCTAGTTTTTTCACTCTATTTATTGTCCTTGTATTATATATTCCAGACAAATGACGTGCAATTGGTTATTTCTCAGGTGTATTTTGAGGCAAGTGATGTGCATGCATGTATCGTGACATGTGGTGGTATATGTCCAGGACTGAATACAGTTATTAGAGAAATAGTATGCGGGCTGAACCACATGTATGGTGTCAAAAGAATTCTCGGAATAGAGGTAAGGCAtatttgataggattaaaagcacaccacaaagtagcacacaaacgttttattgattttccttattaacactaagatttgtcaattgtagcatatgaaaataagggtctttcccgcagaagattgttttatctaactacttaaaatgtcacaaaaactgggctgctgtccctactgaccagccactgaaaaataattattagaacgacttacacttatctgaagtctacgaaattttatatgcagatactagacacacagagctacactcacacaaatttttgggatttttggagttgatttgctacttaaattaaatcaaacaaaaacagaacagaaacatattttaagtagttcacaaattaagaaaaacgagctaggggaattgctatccaccaccaaataatcatgcaaacatgttatgtttcattcaaatttcttttatttccagatgaagatgctcaagttggctcaatattagaactcaacctattactctttcttatgtagtatgttaagagaatggcattttcaacttaacttagtccctagcaTGGAACCTAGAATGGCGTTTTCATATATTTAACAAGtaaaaatcattaagaacgaaaagagtttgagtcatcacaaggcttCGTAAGTACTagtgttgtcttacttatcctagaaattggttcacatgtcaatcgcaattaacaagtactactctagaacatatgtaggtcctcattcgacaaagGCAGGCACACAcgtattcatagcattagaatcttagatatgcttactaagtatgcatccgtagaaaacacataaagaattcatcaatgagacaagtagtgaaccaattttcatccattcataaaagtaattcaaacgaaatgtcataacaaacttgcaatcatattcgggacttcaaaacagcccctaactactaaaaattagttacataTAATTATcgaattaaaccaaaagaaagacatgagtttgagaagataaaaccgaaagaagagaatgtcaagatttcctccttccttttccttccttccccaacgcagcagccttgccttttttttctttctttccgctgccttctctttttttctttctttccgctGCCTTCTGCAgccttcttttttccttcttttctatatttttttttttaacttttccgCCGGGCATTCTCTTCCTCTCCCATAACTTACCAAACTTAATAGCCACTTTATTGTCATAAAAGAGAAGAAATGGAAATACAATTTTAACTCCTTGCTAGCCTCTTAGTATTTCACCTACCATAGCCTTTATGTCAATTAATCCTccacttaatcctcatctttattttcaacttaacttTGCTAAAACTTCTCTTTCTCTTGATTTGTGTGACCGGCTGACCATGGAAAATGGGAAAGAATTATGTAGCTTTTTCTTCCTTGTCGGTTCAATCACATAAGCTTGTAATTCTACAAATTGTCATGTGCTAGTGACTTCACCAAGTAATTCCAACAAGTTACCTGCAGGCAAGttaaatgaaaatgatttaagcCACATGTAACTTCTATAGTCAAGTAGTCTATACTTCAACCAAAGCCTATGGGCATAAAGATTTAAATTATAAGAAATCACCTGATTAAATTAGAACCAAGGAATTATAACATGATTTTTCTCCAATTcactaatttaattatataaacacaaaaccatgtaattcctttcatttaaatccaaaatttaACTAGAAAATGTAGCTTTCGggataaaaatatatatgaaaatatgcACTCATCAATATTTAACATGTATTCAAATACATTTTCAACCTCCGTTTTCGTACTAcaaaataagataataaaatgTGTATGGGTGCATGAATTAAAAGTTTTACAAACGAGTCATTTTGTTCCCACACTCTCATTCTATATGAGGTAAAAATAACGTACTACAATTTGATTGCAGCATATGGGTGGGTTTCTTTTAGGCCTATTGGTGGAAAATTGGCCATCAATTCATGATAATCTTTTTATCATATGGTTGAACAATGCCATGAACTAGGAAGTAATTCTCCATGTAGGGTGGATACAGAGGGTTTTATGCCAGAAATACAATCCCTTTAACGCCACTGGTTGTGAATGACATCCATAAACGAGGTGGCACCATCCTTGGGACATCACGAGATGGCCGCAATACCTCAAAGATTGTGGACAGCATCCAGTACAGAGGAATTAATCAGGTCGATATTACTTACGTTACTCtagatttttttcaaatttcattttatgttGGCTTTgctttcaccaaaaaaattttgAGCATAGACTTACCTGTGTTTGTGCACGTCAGGTTTATGTACTTGGAGGAGATGGAACACAGAAAGGAGCTTCGGCGATTTTTGAGGTAATTCAGTTTGACGTGGCCCTACTAGCATTGATCTCAAGTGCTACCCGGGAACAAGGATTTTGGAAGATTCACCAATCTTGAGTGTGTTGGGAAACAATATGGGATCGAATTATAAGTTGAGCGCAATATTTTGTTATTTACCTGCCATTATTCTATGCAGGAAATCAGGAGGCGTGGCCTCAAAGTAGCGGTGGCAGGAATTCCAAATACTATTGACAATGACATCCCGGTACTCCCTTATCCCATGCATGACTTGTCTGatgtatttgatctaaataTAGCATTCACTCTTGGAAGCAGTCTTAATTTTGGATTCCATGCTTTTATTTAGGTTATAGACAAATCTTTTGGTTTCGACACTGCTGTTGAGGAGGCTCAGCGAGCCATTAATGCAGCCCATGTTGAAGCGGAAAGCTTTGAGAATGGTATTGGCTTCGTCAAGTTAATGGGCCGCTATAGTGGTAAAGTGTCAGTCCTCTGTAatcttaaaattatttattttagagTAAAACACACAAGATGATGTGAAAATAGGCTTCCAATGTGGTGATATTATGTCACTTGATGCTCTCTTATTTCTCCAATTGAATTGCTTCTCCCTGAACCTGTGCTAGTTGTAACCATGTGTACTAACTGTGCCCTCTGCATATCGACTAGATGTATATATTGGTTTCAATTTCCTCTGCCGGTGACTATGTGCATCCATTGACAAGACTTTGTGTGAACAGTCACTGTTATGTAGATCTTATTCTGATACTCTTGTCACGCAGGATTCATAGCAATGTATGCTACTCTTGCTAGCCGAGACGTAGACTGTTGTCTGATTCCAGAATCGCCTTTCTATCTGGAAGGACCAGGTGGACTTTATGAATATATTGAAAGAATACTGAAGGAGAATGGTCACATGGTTATAGTAATAGCCGAAGGTGCAGGACAAGAGCTTCTTCCTGAAAGCATGAACCAGCGGGATGCTTCCGGAAATAAGCTTCTGCAAAATGTTGGTCTGTGGTTATCGCAAAATATTAGGGTAAGATGCGAGCGTTATTTCTATCCTGATCATAGAGAAGTTGTTCCCTCTCCCTCGTTTCTGTGGTCGTCTGTTTTTTACACTTCCGCTGTTGTAAGCATGTCCATTCTGGAACGGGGTTGGGATGTACAATAACATTTTTCCCTTTGGATATTACCGCCCATTAGAAAACGGGGGGACTCAAGAATACTGTCTAGCAGCCAATTAATTGTCATTTTCCAATGAGTCCCTTTTTCTTTGTCAGCCATAAAGACTGTATAGTATAACCAGAAGGTGGTGCTTTGAGGATTTGCTTGCATCCTTtgtcaaatttgaaaatttcaaggTCTTATACAACATGCGAAGGCAATGTGGCCTACTTGTTTGATGATGTCGACATCATGTGCTATTATTTATTCATAACATTTTTTAGTGACTTGACCGTGGGGATGCCACTTCTTACCATATGTATTGGTTTTGATTATGTTCTTGTAGGATCATTTCTCGAAGCGGAGAAAGATGACTATAAATCTCAAATATATAGGTTCGTCTTACTGAAGCGGTTTTTCTTGGGATTGTTGagtattgatttttattttctgattcTACGGATAGTCGTCGTGGAGCCTGGTGGAACAACTTATATAACCTAACAATAGCTATGCACTTCTGGCAGATCCCACTTACATGATCTGTGCGATTCCAAGCAATGCATCTGATAATGTATATTGCACACTCCTTGCTCACAGTGCCATTCATGGTGCGATGGCTGGATACACGGGATTCGCTGTCGGCCCTGTTAACGGAAGGCATGCTTACATTCCGTTTCATGTAAGTTATATAAGTTACTCTTGGTTTAAATAGTTATCTCAGTAAAAGAAGGGAAGCATATGATTCAGAAGTGGGGAAACTCGGCATGTTACATTCCCCTTTAAAAACTCATAGGCCAATATGACAGGAAAAATGAAGCTAGTGATGCAAGAACATAGGCAAAAAGTAGAATTTACATTTATTTGATGTACCCGAGAACTTACCTTGTCTTTTTGGGTACTGCCATAAATTGTCTTTGTGATTTAGTCGTATGCTCAAGTTGATTGTTCTTTCATGCGCAGCGGGTGACCGAGAGGCAGAACAAGGTTGTGATCACTGATAGAATGTGGGCACGGTTATTGTCATCAACCAATCAGCCAAGCTTCTTGGAACTCAAAGAGGTCGAAgcaaagaagaaagaggaaacaaaagaggaaacaaaagCCCAACTGATAGTTGGGGAAAACCATACTAAAGCGACTTCAGCGTCTAGACCGAAGGAATAGGAAAATGGTTCAACAAGCAGCTTGTTTCCTAACTCTAAAGATCCGTTGTGTTCATGGCACTCTTTGTTTTCGCTCCCTATCTGTCTTTATGTGTGATGTATTTCTTTAGAAGTGTTTCGGGTTTTACTATCGATATCTTTATAAGGATTAAGGAGTCGTtgtatatatgaaacaaatgaGAACCTATGAGTTGTGGGCAGATATGATTCCTCTCCACTCTTTTTCCCAACTAAGCATTCCATTCTCTTTTCAGAAAGATTTATTAGAGGATTTGGCCCACCTTGAGGTTCAACAATGTGGCGTGAAAGCTGGGTGACTATGAGCTAACTACGTTTTGTGAATGTGGGCGTGCCAACTCACGATTAAACTCGGTCGGACGAGTAGAATAAACATCGTGAAGGTGATGTAGAATGTGTTGTTGACTTCTTCAAGCGATTACAGTCGAGGAAGGAATGGGTCTTGACCTTATATAAGGTTGCTTAATCACCGTGAAGTTCACTAAATGGTTCGGTTTTCAATGTGTCGGAACACAAAGTAATATGGTAACATCTCACTTTTGCTGGGAAGCTAATACAGTGACCTTTATAGGCGAAAGAATTGGAATTCGTCTATCATAGATAACCAACCGTCCAAAATCAATGTTGTTTACTCGTCCAAATTAAAGGTGTTGCTGAATTGAATGGTCTACAACGCTGCTGAATTGAATGGTCTACAACTCCAATTCTATTTATTTATCCAAACCGAAAATGTCGTTGGTTGTCAACACAGTGTTGTTTACGTGTCAAAATGAAGGTGTGTTGTCTGAGGGGGGTTAGTAGGTCTGGCAATTcttgacacgacccgataacccgacacgacacgacacgaaattaacaggtgttcggttCAACACGATAACAAATCAGGTCGTTATCgagtaacccgataagcacatGTTAAGATAACGGATTGATttgggtatacacgtgggtaacacaatacacgataagcagaatattatttttataattttataaccctaaaaaaatactgtaataattatatatattaatttaacaattttatacccctaaaaactataatatatatatatatattaaatttactataataattatacccccaaaatattaactatctataataattatatatatatatatatatatatatatatattaaattttgaattaaattttataaaaattataataattattaattaatatgcattcaTTGATTTGACTCCATAATTGATAATTTCATTCCATTCCCagtgccgccctttttgaagaaaaagggagggaaaatgaaagtgataagaaaagttgaaaaggaaacaaaaaagagagggaattagggaaagaagGGTAGGCACCGTAGGCTGTcaaagggaaaaatgaaaattataagaaaagttgaaaaggaaacaaaaaagagagggaaaaatgaaaattaatagaagtggtgagaatttttttttttttttaagttattaactttttatcacatatatgacatatctcactatttttataatgactcacgtgatgtactactcTGTATACCAATCAattatatgtacaaaataaatagatttaaatctactaaataaataaatatatatatacacacacacaccattgaacttgataggatacgaattctccgaaactaatttcaacgatcccaaccgtcaaacttgtttgtatatgcttcaagatcacatcagcaaaaattgcaaaaacacaaacattcagatattaagtaacgggacaaagcctttcgacagttataaacgaaaaatcacgatttaacggttattttaacttcgattttgatgattttttacaactacactcattgaccctatatgaatacaatgaatgaatttgatcttcaatttaaaatatttacacaagtggataccacaaaatattatgttatacttgatgaaagtataaataaactctaagtgttagtcaatctattgtttttatgggatacgaattctccgaaactaatttcaacgatcccaaccgtcaaacttgtttgtatatgcttggagatcacatcagcaaaaaatcacaaaaaacaaacattcagagatcaagtaacaggacaaagcttttttacggttataaacgaaaaatcacgatttaacggttattttaactccgattttgatgattttttacaactacactctttgaccctatatgaatacaatgaatgaatttgatcttcaatttaaaatatttacactagtggataccacaaatcttatattatactgaatgaaagtataaataaactctaagtgttagtcaatctatcgttttgatggtatacaaattctccgaaactaatttcaacgatcataaccattaaacttgtttgtatatgcttcgagatcacatcagcaaaaaatcacaaaaaacaaacattcagagatcaagtaacgggacaaaacttttccacggttataaacgaaaaaatcacgatttaacggttattttaactccgattttgatgattttttacagctacactccttgaccctatatgaatataatgaatgaactcgatcttcaatttaaaatatttacactagtggataccacaaaatcttatgttatacttaatgaaagtataaataaaatctaagtgttagtgaatctattgttttgataggatacgcattctatgaaactagtttcaacaatccaaccatcaaacatgtttgtatatgcttcgagatcgcatacgtcaaaaatttcaaaaaacaaacattcagagatcaagtaacagccaaaacttttcgacggttatcaacgaaaaatcacgatttaaccgttattttaactccgattttgatgattttttacaattacactccttgaccctatatgaatacaatgaatgaatttgatcttcaatttaaaatatttacacaagtggataccacaaaatcttatgttatgtttaataaagtataaataaactctaagtgttagtgaatctattgttttgataggatatgcattctacgaaactagtttcaacgatccaaccgtcaaacatgtttgtatatgtttcgagatcgcatacgccaaaaatttcaaaaaataaacattcagagatcaagtaacgagacaaaacttttcgatggttatcaacgaaaaatcacgatttaacggttattttaactccgattttaatgattttttacagctacactccttgaccctatatgaatatcatgaatgaactcgatcttcaatttaaaatatttaaactagtgg encodes:
- the LOC137708199 gene encoding ATP-dependent 6-phosphofructokinase 6-like, whose amino-acid sequence is MAISDNCEPKMATGPCGYVLEDVPHLVDYIPDLPTYPNPLQDNPSYSVVKQYFVNVDDTVAQKVVVQKDGPRGTHFRRSGPRQKVYFEASDVHACIVTCGGICPGLNTVIREIVCGLNHMYGVKRILGIEGGYRGFYARNTIPLTPLVVNDIHKRGGTILGTSRDGRNTSKIVDSIQYRGINQVYVLGGDGTQKGASAIFEEIRRRGLKVAVAGIPNTIDNDIPVIDKSFGFDTAVEEAQRAINAAHVEAESFENGIGFVKLMGRYSGFIAMYATLASRDVDCCLIPESPFYLEGPGGLYEYIERILKENGHMVIVIAEGAGQELLPESMNQRDASGNKLLQNVGLWLSQNIRDHFSKRRKMTINLKYIDPTYMICAIPSNASDNVYCTLLAHSAIHGAMAGYTGFAVGPVNGRHAYIPFHRVTERQNKVVITDRMWARLLSSTNQPSFLELKEVEAKKKEETKEETKAQLIVGENHTKATSASRPKE